In Struthio camelus isolate bStrCam1 chromosome 4, bStrCam1.hap1, whole genome shotgun sequence, a genomic segment contains:
- the SPON2 gene encoding spondin-2 isoform X1, whose translation MLCANLESLKITIIVGPKGPSSGINSKTPTVFSRRPAQLPAKAGALPLPVLQRKYLGMENLMFVYCSCKVTWTLLITILGYASSLPVGDDSICTAEELAKYSIIFTGKWSQTAFPKQYPLYRPPAQWSSMLGVTHSSDYSMWKKNEYASNGVRDFAEKGEAWVLMKEIEEAGEKIQSVHGIFSAPAISSGTGQTSTELEVHSRHPLVSFVVRIVPSPDWFVGIDSLNLCKGDHWMEELSIDLFPYDAGTDSGFTFSSPNFATIPQDTVKEITCSSPSHPANSFYYPKLKILPPIAQVTMVKLKKNQLGLPVPHLNLPAKSNEIVDSLSETPLDCEVSQWSSWGLCRGSCGKTGSKIRTRFVLLQPANNGTPCPNLDEETGCEPDNCV comes from the exons ATGCTTTGTGCAAACCTGGAAAGTCTAAAGATTACAATAATTGTTGGACCAAAGGGACCCTCTTCAGGCATAAATAGCAAGACTCCTACTGTCTTCTCTCGCAGACCAGCTCAGCTGCCAGCAAAAGCAGGTGCTCTCCCCCTACCAGTGCTCCAGAGGAAATATTTA GGAATGGAAAACCTGATGTTTGTCTACTGCTCCTGTAAAGTTACCTGGACATTGCTTATAACAATTCTAGGTTATGCCAGCAGCTTGCCTGTGGGTGATGATTCTATTTGCACAGCAGAAGAACTTGCTAAGTACAGCATAATCTTTACAGGGAAATGGAGTCAGACTGCTTTCCCTAAGCAGTATCCACTTTATAGGCCCCCAGCACAGTGGTCATCAATGCTAG GTGTTACTCATAGTTCTGACTacagcatgtggaaaaaaaatgaatatgccAGCAATGGTGTTCGTGATTTTGCTGAAAAGGGTGAAGCATGGGTATTAATGAAGGAAATAGAAGAAGCTGGAGAGAAAATTCAAAGTGTACATGGAATCTTCTCTGCTCCTGCCATTTCCAGTGGTACAGGACAAACTTCCACTGAACTAGAAGTGCATTCAAGACATCCTTTA GTTTCATTTGTTGTTCGAATTGTGCCAAGCCCCGACTGGTTTGTGGGTATTGACAGCCTAAATCTCTGTAAAGGAGACCACTGGATGGAAGAATTATCGATAGATCTGTTTCCATATGATGCTGGAACTGACAGTGGTTTCACGTTTTCCTCCCCAAATTTTGCCACTATTCCACAGGACACAGTAAAAGAG ATCACTTGCTCCTCTCCAAGCCACCCAGCAAACTCATTTTATTATCCCAAACTCAAAATTTTGCCACCTATTGCCCAAGTAACAATggtgaaattaaagaaaaaccaGCTGGGTCTTCCTGTCCCTCATCTTAATCTGCCAGCTAAAAGCAATGAAATAGTAGACTCTCTCTCAG AAACACCACTGGACTGTGAGGTTTCACAATGGTCTTCATGGGGTCTCTGTAGAGGTTCTTGTGGAAAAACAGGGTCCAAGATCAGAACTCGCTTTGTACTTCTTCAGCCTGCCAATAATGGAACTCCCTGTCCAAATCTGGATGAAGAAACAGGATGTGAACCAGATAATTGTgtctga
- the SPON2 gene encoding spondin-2 isoform X2 has product MENLMFVYCSCKVTWTLLITILGYASSLPVGDDSICTAEELAKYSIIFTGKWSQTAFPKQYPLYRPPAQWSSMLGVTHSSDYSMWKKNEYASNGVRDFAEKGEAWVLMKEIEEAGEKIQSVHGIFSAPAISSGTGQTSTELEVHSRHPLVSFVVRIVPSPDWFVGIDSLNLCKGDHWMEELSIDLFPYDAGTDSGFTFSSPNFATIPQDTVKEITCSSPSHPANSFYYPKLKILPPIAQVTMVKLKKNQLGLPVPHLNLPAKSNEIVDSLSETPLDCEVSQWSSWGLCRGSCGKTGSKIRTRFVLLQPANNGTPCPNLDEETGCEPDNCV; this is encoded by the exons ATGGAAAACCTGATGTTTGTCTACTGCTCCTGTAAAGTTACCTGGACATTGCTTATAACAATTCTAGGTTATGCCAGCAGCTTGCCTGTGGGTGATGATTCTATTTGCACAGCAGAAGAACTTGCTAAGTACAGCATAATCTTTACAGGGAAATGGAGTCAGACTGCTTTCCCTAAGCAGTATCCACTTTATAGGCCCCCAGCACAGTGGTCATCAATGCTAG GTGTTACTCATAGTTCTGACTacagcatgtggaaaaaaaatgaatatgccAGCAATGGTGTTCGTGATTTTGCTGAAAAGGGTGAAGCATGGGTATTAATGAAGGAAATAGAAGAAGCTGGAGAGAAAATTCAAAGTGTACATGGAATCTTCTCTGCTCCTGCCATTTCCAGTGGTACAGGACAAACTTCCACTGAACTAGAAGTGCATTCAAGACATCCTTTA GTTTCATTTGTTGTTCGAATTGTGCCAAGCCCCGACTGGTTTGTGGGTATTGACAGCCTAAATCTCTGTAAAGGAGACCACTGGATGGAAGAATTATCGATAGATCTGTTTCCATATGATGCTGGAACTGACAGTGGTTTCACGTTTTCCTCCCCAAATTTTGCCACTATTCCACAGGACACAGTAAAAGAG ATCACTTGCTCCTCTCCAAGCCACCCAGCAAACTCATTTTATTATCCCAAACTCAAAATTTTGCCACCTATTGCCCAAGTAACAATggtgaaattaaagaaaaaccaGCTGGGTCTTCCTGTCCCTCATCTTAATCTGCCAGCTAAAAGCAATGAAATAGTAGACTCTCTCTCAG AAACACCACTGGACTGTGAGGTTTCACAATGGTCTTCATGGGGTCTCTGTAGAGGTTCTTGTGGAAAAACAGGGTCCAAGATCAGAACTCGCTTTGTACTTCTTCAGCCTGCCAATAATGGAACTCCCTGTCCAAATCTGGATGAAGAAACAGGATGTGAACCAGATAATTGTgtctga